Genomic window (Natronospira proteinivora):
CGACGCCATCCCGAAGGTCTATGACGCCCTCGTCCTGGAGGACGGTGGTTTGACCCTCGAGGTCCAGCAGCAGCTGGGTGACGGCATCGTCCGTACCATTGCCATGGGCTCCAGTGAGGGCCTCAAGCGGGGCCTGAAGGTGAAAAACACCGAAGCCCCCATCTCCGTGCCGGTGGGTAATGCCACCCTGGGCCGCATCATGAACGTGCTCGGTGAGCCCGAGGATGAAGGTGGTGAGGTCAAGAGTGAGGAACGTCGTTCCATTCACCAGGAGGCTCCCAGCTACGAGGACCAGGCCGGGTCCACCGAGTTGCTGGAAACCGGCATCAAGGTGATTGACCTGCTCTGCCCCTTCGCCAAGGGCGGCAAGGTGGGCCTGTTCGGCGGTGCCGGTGTGGGCAAGACCGTGAACATGCTTGAGCTGATCAACAACATCGCCAAGGAGCACTCGGGCCTGTCCGTGTTCGCCGGCGTGGGTGAGCGGACCCGTGAAGGCAACGACTTCTACCATGAGATGTCCGATGCCGGCGTGATCGACCTGAAGAACCTGGAGAACTCCAAGGTGGCGATGGTTTACGGCCAGATGAATGAGCCGCCGGGTAACCGCCTGCGTGTGGCCCTGTCCGGTCTGACCATGGCGGAATATTTCCGGGACGAAGGCCGCGATGTGCTGTTCTTCGTGGACAACATCTACCGCTATACCCTGGCTGGTACCGAAGTCTCCGCCCTGCTGGGCCGGATGCCCTCCGCCGTGGGTTACCAGCCCACCCTGGCCGAGGAAATGGGCCAGCTTCAGGAGCGTATTACCTCCACCAAGACCGGTTCCATTACCTCCGTGCAGGCCGTTTATGTGCCGGCGGATGACTTGACCGATCCGTCCCCGGCCACCACCTTTGCGCACTTGGATGCCACCGTGGTGCTGTCCCGTGACATCGCGTCCCTGGGCATCTACCCGGCTGTGGACCCGCTGGACTCCACCTCCCGTCAGCTGGACCCGCAGGTGATTGGCCAGGAGCACTACGACACCGCCCGCGCCGTTCAGAACGTGCTGCAGCGTTACAAGGAACTCAAGGACATTATCGCCATCCTGGGCATGGATGAGCTGTCCGAAGACGACAAGCTGGCGGTGTCCCGGGCCCGTAAGATTCAGCGCTTCTTGTCCCAGCCCTTCTTCGTGGCCGAAGTCTTTACCGGCATGCCCGGCCAGTATGTGTCCCTGAAGGACACCATCAAGGGCTTTACGGCCATTGTGGAAGGCGAATGCGACGACCTGCCGGAGCAGGCCTTCTACATGGTGGGTACCATCGACGATGCCCGCGAAAAGGCACAGAAGCTCTAAGGAGCCCTGAGACATGTCCAAGACCATTCGCGTCCACATCGTCAGTGCCGAGTCGGAGATCTGGTCCGGCGAGGCCAGCATGGTGTTCGCGTCGGCGGAACAGGGGGCCATGGGCATTGCGCCCCGCCACGCTCCCCTGCTCACCCGTCTGGAGCCGGGGGAAGTTCGGGTGCGCAAGCCTGACGGTGAAGAGCTCGAGTTTTATGTCAGTGGTGGCATTCTCGAGATTCAACCCCATCTGGTGAGCATCCTGGCCGACACGGCTGAACGGGCCGCCGACATTGATGAAGCCGCCGCCGTTGAAGCCAAGCGACAGGCCGAGGAGGCGATTGCCAATCGCAAGGGTGATGTGGATATCAGCCGGGCCCAGGCCGAGTTGGCCGAAGCCGCTGCCCGTCTGCGTTTGTTGCAAAAGCTCAAGCGTCAGAAATCAGGCTAGGCCGACCTCGATCCCTATCTGATTGATCGTTTTAGCGCAGACAGTTCCCCGGAGCTGTCTGCGTTTTTGTATCCGGGGCGGATTCCATGGCCCCGATGTGTCAGAATTCCCTTGCCGGCTCGGGCCGAGACCGTTCAGGGAAAGGAGAATGGGATAGAGTGATGAGCATGAAAAGCGCCGTCGTGATCCTTGCCGCTGGCCGCGGCAAGCGGATGAACTCCCGCCAGCCCAAGGTCCTCCAACCCCTGGGCGGGGAAGCCATGCTTGCCCATGTGCTGGCAGGGGCTGCCCCGCTTGCGGCCGGAAAAACCGTGGTGGTCATCGGCCATGGTGCCGATGCCGTCCGTTCGGCTTTTGCGGATCAGGATCTGGCCTGGGCTGAGCAGAGCGAGCAGCTGGGCACTGGGCACGCAGTGGTCCAGGCCTTGCCTCATATTCCCGATGACCACGTGGTGCTGGTGCTCTACGGCGATGTGCCCCTGGTCACATCCCAAACCCAGCAGGCCCTGGTGGAGGCCGCCTGCGACTCGGTCGCGGTGTTGACGGCCGAGATGCAGGATCCCACCGGTTATGGCCGAATCCTTCGCGATACTCAGGACAATGTACGCGGTATCGTCGAGGACAAGGACGCCAGCCGCGAAGAGAAAGCCATTCGGGAAATCAATACCGGCTTGCTGGCGGCCCCTGCCGCCAAGCTGCGCGAGTGGCTCTCCCAGGTGGATTGCAACAATGCCCAGGGTGAGTATTACCTCACCGACATCATTGCCATGGCCGCCGAGGCCGATTATCCGGTGCGCGGCATTGTCGCCAGCGACCCGGAAGAGATCCAGGGGGTCAATAACCGCGCCCAGCTGGCCCAGGCCGAAGCCATACTGCGCCGCCGCCGGGCACAGGCCATCATGGCACAAGGCGTGACCCTGGCCGACCCGGCCCGGATCGACATCCGCGGCCCGCTGGACTGCGGCCGGGATGTGTTCATCGATGCCAATACCGTTTTTGAAGGCCAAGTCACATTGGAAGACGATGTTTATATCGGGCCCGGCTGTGTCATCCGAAACAGCCATCTTGGGCCCGGTGTGCGGGTGGATGCCCACAGCGTCATCGAAGAGGCAAATATTGGGGCGCAAGCCCGGATTGGTCCCTTCGCACGGCTCCGGCCCGGTTCCCGCCTGGCCGGAGGTACTCGGGTCGGGAATTTTGTCGAGATCAAAAACGTCCGGCTCGGGGAAGGCTCCAAGATCAATCATTTGGCCTATGTCGGGGATGCGGACGTGGGCAGGAACGTGAATATCGGTGCCGGGACCATCACCTGCAATTACGATGGTGCCAATAAGCACCAGACCGTGATCGGTGATGGTGCTTTCATCGGTTCCGATAGCCAATTGGTGGCGCCGGTCATCATCGGCGAAAACGCCACCATCGGGGCCGGCTCCACCATCAGCAAGGATGCCCCGGCCGGTGAGCTGACCCTGTCGCGGGCCCGTCAGAAGACCCTGGCTGGCTGGAAGCGGCCGACAAAAGCCAGCTCCAAGCCTCAAGCCTCAAGCGCCAAGCCCAAACCATAATCAGCCCAATACTTCGCTTGCGGCTTGCAGCTCTGAATTCGAAATAGCCCTGGTAGTCTGGGCAGACTTGATGCTTAGATAAAGAACCTCAAGAGAGAGATCCCTTAATCATGTGTGGAATTGTTGGTGCGGTTGCGGAACGGGATGTGGTACCCATTCTCATGGAGGGGCTGCGCCGTCTGGAATACCGGGGCTATGATTCGGCCGGCCTGGTGACCCTGGGCGATGACGGCGAACTCCATCGTGCCCGGGAAGTGGGCAAGGTGGCATCACTGGAAGAGGCCCTGGGGGAACAGCCCATACACGGTCGTCTGGGTATCGCCCACACCCGCTGGGCCACCCATGGCGCACCCAGTGAGCGCAATGCTCATCCCCAGTTTTCGGGTCAGGACCTGGCACTGGTACACAACGGCATTATTGAGAATCACGGGCCCCTGAGAAAGGCCTTGAAGGAAGAAGACTACCGTTTCCTCTCCGAAACCGATACCGAGGTGGTGGCTCACCGTATCCACCAGCATAGGCTGGAGAGCCAGGACCTTTGCTCAGCAGTTCAGACCGCCGTTGCCGAGCTGGATGGAGCCTATGCCCTGGCGGTGATGGATCGCAGGGACCCAGATTGTATTGTCACCGCTCGCCAGGGTTGTCCGGTGGTGATCGGTATCGGGATCGGCGAGCACTTTGTCGCCTCCGATATCGCCGCCCTACTCCCGGTCACCCGCCGTTTCATCTTTCTTGAAGAAGGGGATGTGGCCGAGATTCGCCGGGACCAAGTCCGGGTTTTTGACGCGCACGGCAATGCCGTGCAGCGCAAGGAAATTGAAAGCCAGTTGTCCGCTGATGCCGTGGAGCGGGGTGAGTACCGGCATTACATGCTCAAGGAAATCCACGAGCAACCCAATGCAGTGGCCGAAACCCTGGAAGAACGCCTGACTCGCGACCGTTTGCTGCCGGCGGTCTTCGGCCCTGATGCGGAAACACTCCTGCCGGCGGTGGAAGGGGTGCATATCATTGCCTGTGGCACAAGCTACCATGCCGGTCTGATTGCTCGTTACCAGATTGAACAGATGGCCGGCATTCCCTGCAATGTGGAAATCGCCAGCGAGTATCGCTACCGGGAACCGGTGGTTCCAAAGAATTACCTCTTTGTCAGCATTTCCCAATCCGGGGAAACGGCGGATACTCTGGCTGCCCTGCGTCTGGCTGGAAAAAAGCCTTACCTGGCACGCCTGGCCATCTGCAATGTGCCTGAGAGTTCCCTGGTGCGGGAATCCGACCTGGTGCTAATGACCCGCGCTGGACCGGAAATCGGTGTTGCCTCCACCAAGGCTTTCACCACCCAGTTAAGCGCCCTGGCCCTGCTGGCCCTGGCCTTGGGCAAGGCGGGTAAGCGCCTGGACCAGGCGGCGGAAGCGGCGGCGGTGAAGGAACTGCGTGCCCTGCCGGCGGCCATTGAAGACGCCCTGGGCCTCAATGATGAAATCGAGCATTTGGCCGAGCAGCTGGTGCACCGCCATCACGCCCTTTTCCTGGGGCGCGGCGCCCATTATCCAGTGGCCATGGAAGGGGCCTTGAAGCTCAAGGAAATCTCCTACATTCATGCCGAGGCCTATGCTGCCGGCGAGTTAAAGCATGGTCCCTTGGCATTGGTGGATGAGGACATGCCGATTATCGCCGTGGCCCCCAATGATGCCCTGCTGGAGAAGATTCGATCCAATCTGGAGGAGGTCCGTGCCCGGGGTGGCTCCTTGATCGTGTTTACGGACCCGGAGACCGGTTTCGAAGCCGATGCGCACAGCCAGGTCATTACCCTGCCCAAGGCCGGCGGCAAGCTAACCGCCCCGGCCCTGTTTACCATCCCGCTTCAGCTACTGGCCTACCATGTGGCCGTCCATAAAGGCACCGATGTGGACAAGCCTCGCAACCTGGCCAAGTCCGTGACCGTGGAATAAGCACGGCTCCGATCCGGAGACTGGCTTAGGGGCTGCTTAGATTGATCCCCACGGGAGCGTGATCCGAGGGGCGTTCGGCCTTGCGGGGTTCAATGTCGATCCAGCTGCCTTTCACCTGCTCCCTGAGTCCCTTGCTGGTGAGGGCCAGATCGATCCGCAGGCCCCGGTTGCGGCGAAAAGCGCGGGTGCGGAAGTCCCACCAGGAGAACTGCTCCGGTTCCTGATCAAAGAGGCGGAAGCTGTCTTCCAGCCCCAGGGCCAGAATCCGGTCCAGGGCTGCATGCTCCTGCTCGGAGAACAGGATCTTGCCGCGCCAGGCCTCGGGGTCATGCACATCGGCATCCGCCGGAGCGATGTTGAAGTCCCCCATCACCACCAGCTTTTCATGGCGGGCGGTTTCTTCCTTGAGCCATTCCGTCAGATGGGCCAGCCAGTCCAGCTTGTAGGCGAATTTTTCGCTGCCCACGGCCTGGCCGTTGGGGACATAGAGATTGATCACACGCAGATCACCATAGGTGGCTGCCAGGACCCGGCGCTGGGGATCCTCGAAACCGGGAATATCGGTCACCACATCCCGGCCCGGCTCCCGGCTGATCAGGGCTACACCGTTATAGGTCCGCTGGCCGTTGATGATGCTGTGATAACCCAGTGCCTCATAGGTGGCCGCCGGGAAGACATCATCCGGCACCTTGGTTTCCTGCAGCCCCACCACGGAAGGCTCGTGTTCCTTGATCCAGTCATGGACCTGCTGTTCTCGAACACGGATGGAATTTACATTCCAGGATACGATCGATCCCGTCACAGGCTGAGTCCTCCAAAACGTTGTCGAATTTTCTTTTCACGCCAGAGATAACCCACCAGCCCCCCCAGCAGGCCCACCATCAACAGGACAAGGCCGGTGATGCCCAGCTCAACGGGGCCCATTCTATCTCCCAGCTGCCCAGTCTCTTCCGGACGATGTGTTTCACTGGCCGGAGATGCCTCTGCTTCGTCAACGCCGGCCACCGTCGTATCCAGATGCTCCGGCAGATCCAGAGTGGTGCGAGTATCCAGTATCACTAGACTGTCCGAATCCTGACTATCGTCCAGGGCCTGTTGGAGCTCATCGATGCGTTGATGCAGTACGGCCTGTTCGGCTTCGCCTTGATCCAGCGACGCTCTAAGCTCATCTCTTTCCGCGCTGAGCTGATCCCTTGTCTGCCGCAAGCTCGACAGTTCTTCGGCTTGATTGCTAACCGTGTCGGCCAGTTCATCCCTTTCGCTTTCCACCTCGCTGATACGCACACGGGCTGGTGGTGATTCCACAAGAAAGTCTTCATTAACCCAGCCGCGGGTGCCATCTTCGGTTTCTACCTCCGCAAAGCCGTCTTCCACTGGACCGAGTCGCAACAGGCGATCACCGCTGTTTAGCAAGGTCAGTCTATCGCTGTCACTGTCCGGCTCCGGATACAGGCTCAGGAATAATTGATCATTGACCCAGGCCGCTTCTGTGTCTTCTTCCGCCACCTGGGCGCCCAGAGGCAAGGCCAGCATCAGACTCAGAAGCAGTGCAGAGACATGAGTGACTGTGCGCATCAGGCCGCCTCGCTAATGCCGTGGTGACGAAGGAAAGCCGACAGCTCCGGTTCCCGGCCCCGGAATTGTCGAAAAACGACCGCGGCCGGTTGG
Coding sequences:
- a CDS encoding F0F1 ATP synthase subunit epsilon, with translation MSKTIRVHIVSAESEIWSGEASMVFASAEQGAMGIAPRHAPLLTRLEPGEVRVRKPDGEELEFYVSGGILEIQPHLVSILADTAERAADIDEAAAVEAKRQAEEAIANRKGDVDISRAQAELAEAAARLRLLQKLKRQKSG
- a CDS encoding TIGR04211 family SH3 domain-containing protein — protein: MRTVTHVSALLLSLMLALPLGAQVAEEDTEAAWVNDQLFLSLYPEPDSDSDRLTLLNSGDRLLRLGPVEDGFAEVETEDGTRGWVNEDFLVESPPARVRISEVESERDELADTVSNQAEELSSLRQTRDQLSAERDELRASLDQGEAEQAVLHQRIDELQQALDDSQDSDSLVILDTRTTLDLPEHLDTTVAGVDEAEASPASETHRPEETGQLGDRMGPVELGITGLVLLMVGLLGGLVGYLWREKKIRQRFGGLSL
- the atpD gene encoding F0F1 ATP synthase subunit beta, with amino-acid sequence MSSGKIVQVIGAVVDVEFPRDAIPKVYDALVLEDGGLTLEVQQQLGDGIVRTIAMGSSEGLKRGLKVKNTEAPISVPVGNATLGRIMNVLGEPEDEGGEVKSEERRSIHQEAPSYEDQAGSTELLETGIKVIDLLCPFAKGGKVGLFGGAGVGKTVNMLELINNIAKEHSGLSVFAGVGERTREGNDFYHEMSDAGVIDLKNLENSKVAMVYGQMNEPPGNRLRVALSGLTMAEYFRDEGRDVLFFVDNIYRYTLAGTEVSALLGRMPSAVGYQPTLAEEMGQLQERITSTKTGSITSVQAVYVPADDLTDPSPATTFAHLDATVVLSRDIASLGIYPAVDPLDSTSRQLDPQVIGQEHYDTARAVQNVLQRYKELKDIIAILGMDELSEDDKLAVSRARKIQRFLSQPFFVAEVFTGMPGQYVSLKDTIKGFTAIVEGECDDLPEQAFYMVGTIDDAREKAQKL
- the xth gene encoding exodeoxyribonuclease III encodes the protein MTGSIVSWNVNSIRVREQQVHDWIKEHEPSVVGLQETKVPDDVFPAATYEALGYHSIINGQRTYNGVALISREPGRDVVTDIPGFEDPQRRVLAATYGDLRVINLYVPNGQAVGSEKFAYKLDWLAHLTEWLKEETARHEKLVVMGDFNIAPADADVHDPEAWRGKILFSEQEHAALDRILALGLEDSFRLFDQEPEQFSWWDFRTRAFRRNRGLRIDLALTSKGLREQVKGSWIDIEPRKAERPSDHAPVGINLSSP
- the glmS gene encoding glutamine--fructose-6-phosphate transaminase (isomerizing), with the protein product MCGIVGAVAERDVVPILMEGLRRLEYRGYDSAGLVTLGDDGELHRAREVGKVASLEEALGEQPIHGRLGIAHTRWATHGAPSERNAHPQFSGQDLALVHNGIIENHGPLRKALKEEDYRFLSETDTEVVAHRIHQHRLESQDLCSAVQTAVAELDGAYALAVMDRRDPDCIVTARQGCPVVIGIGIGEHFVASDIAALLPVTRRFIFLEEGDVAEIRRDQVRVFDAHGNAVQRKEIESQLSADAVERGEYRHYMLKEIHEQPNAVAETLEERLTRDRLLPAVFGPDAETLLPAVEGVHIIACGTSYHAGLIARYQIEQMAGIPCNVEIASEYRYREPVVPKNYLFVSISQSGETADTLAALRLAGKKPYLARLAICNVPESSLVRESDLVLMTRAGPEIGVASTKAFTTQLSALALLALALGKAGKRLDQAAEAAAVKELRALPAAIEDALGLNDEIEHLAEQLVHRHHALFLGRGAHYPVAMEGALKLKEISYIHAEAYAAGELKHGPLALVDEDMPIIAVAPNDALLEKIRSNLEEVRARGGSLIVFTDPETGFEADAHSQVITLPKAGGKLTAPALFTIPLQLLAYHVAVHKGTDVDKPRNLAKSVTVE
- the glmU gene encoding bifunctional UDP-N-acetylglucosamine diphosphorylase/glucosamine-1-phosphate N-acetyltransferase GlmU, encoding MKSAVVILAAGRGKRMNSRQPKVLQPLGGEAMLAHVLAGAAPLAAGKTVVVIGHGADAVRSAFADQDLAWAEQSEQLGTGHAVVQALPHIPDDHVVLVLYGDVPLVTSQTQQALVEAACDSVAVLTAEMQDPTGYGRILRDTQDNVRGIVEDKDASREEKAIREINTGLLAAPAAKLREWLSQVDCNNAQGEYYLTDIIAMAAEADYPVRGIVASDPEEIQGVNNRAQLAQAEAILRRRRAQAIMAQGVTLADPARIDIRGPLDCGRDVFIDANTVFEGQVTLEDDVYIGPGCVIRNSHLGPGVRVDAHSVIEEANIGAQARIGPFARLRPGSRLAGGTRVGNFVEIKNVRLGEGSKINHLAYVGDADVGRNVNIGAGTITCNYDGANKHQTVIGDGAFIGSDSQLVAPVIIGENATIGAGSTISKDAPAGELTLSRARQKTLAGWKRPTKASSKPQASSAKPKP